In the Helicoverpa zea isolate HzStark_Cry1AcR chromosome 27, ilHelZeax1.1, whole genome shotgun sequence genome, one interval contains:
- the LOC124643225 gene encoding uncharacterized protein K02A2.6-like: MREANASNTSIEKMMGVYVCVENYSPPITTDVMIDGVQISMEVDSGASRTIMSEATYKRLWSTPPPLRATNLKLVTWTQDPLKVLGLADVRVVLANKEAQCELVVVSGNGPNLLGRNWFHALGLQVSGLCWTEEEIEPYRRDFPELFREGLGEYKGPEVKLHVRREATPRFLKARVVPYPLRGKVIRQLNEMVKAGVLTPVRYSEWATPITPVIKEDATIRICGDYRATVNAAIDTDIYPLPTSVEAFVRLSGGRIFSKLDLKNAYTQLKVDDETAMMLTLNTPIGLMKVNRLPFGVSAAPAIFQRLMSTALAGMDGVACLLDDIAVTGATMDEHNRRLREVLNKLQQMGLRLNVRKCVFAANSITFLGHMIDAEGLHPAPAKVKEIREKSAPTNRETLRAFLGLYNFYEKFLPDKSTVLEPLYRLLESKRPWRWGEKEQEAFVEAKRLLSSERTLVGYDLQKELLLICDSSEYGLGAIIAHVMDDGSERPVMMASRTLQPHERRYGQIDKEALAIIFGVTKFHEFLAGRRFSIVTDHKPLVGLFNPAKPIPDQISPRMLRWSLKLSSYSYSINYRPGKLIGNADALSRWTAPDTSSVQEEVLRDVLLLEEQPSGWELDASKIAAETNRDLVLQKVMFHVLHGWPRRNMDPSLQAYWTRREALSHNKGCLLWSNRVIIPTSLQDKVLKLLHDPHAGIVQTKAYARGYVWWVDMDRQIERVVANCQQCQLVRNNPPKDPQTWIVPEKPWSRVHVDFAGPFQGKTFLVLVDSYSKWFEAEIVPGMNSSTVIAVLRKMFSSQGLPEVLVSDNGRAFTSDEFNNFLKRNGIKHLYSPPYHPETNGQIERTIQTFKNKMKKLGNLDMQWQERLCKVLYYLRTLPNSSTNKTPAELLNGRRYRTAVSSLHPDSMPSRTEQQLEAAAQRTPTRTFTLLQPVLIRMYGLGNKWCRATVETVEGPTTYLVRTEDGELHRRHADQILARSQDTSDKGSPVIDSQPGNETDSELSQDPPIVIPPPELWPDVVGIPND, translated from the coding sequence ATGGAAGTGGACTCGGGTGCATCTCGGACCATTATGTCGGAAGCGACATACAAGAGGCTTTGGTCGACGCCCCCTCCCCTCCGGGCTACCAATCTAAAGCTTGTGACATGGACTCAAGACCCTTTGAAAGTATTAGGGCTAGCAGATGTGCGTGTTGTGCTAGCTAATAAGGAAGCACAATGTGAACTGGTTGTGGTATCCGGGAATGGACCAAATCTGCTGGGAAGGAACTGGTTCCATGCACTAGGCCTTCAGGTATCAGGTTTGTGCTGGACTGAAGAGGAGATAGAACCATACAGAAGAGACTTTCCTGAACTATTTAGAGAAGGCCTTGGCGAGTACAAAGGTCCTGAGGTAAAACTTCACGTACGGCGCGAAGCTACGCCCCGTTTCTTAAAGGCGCGCGTTGTGCCCTACCCGCTTAGAGGAAAAGTAATTAGACAATTAAACGAGATGGTGAAGGCGGGTGTACTGACACCTGTTCGTTATTCTGAGTGGGCGACGCCAATCACGCCGGTAATAAAAGAGGACGCAACAATACGTATATGTGGTGATTATCGTGCCACGGTGAACGCCGCTATAGATACAGACATCTATCCGCTACCGACGTCTGTGGAAGCGTTTGTAAGACTTAGTGGCGGCAGAATATTTAGTAAGCTGGACTTGAAAAACGCGTACACACAATTGAAGGTAGACGACGAGACAGCGATGATGCTCACGCTGAACACTCCGATCGGCCTAATGAAAGTGAATCGCTTGCCATTTGGTGTGAGCGCGGCGCCAGCAATTTTTCAACGCCTAATGTCAACAGCGTTAGCGGGTATGGATGGAGTGGCGTGTCTGTTAGATGACATTGCTGTCACTGGAGCCACGATGGATGAACACAACCGGAGACTTAGAGAAGTGCTGAACAAGCTGCAACAGATGGGACTCCGCCTGAACGTAAGGAAATGTGTGTTCGCTGCGAACAGCATCACATTCCTGGGACACATGATTGATGCAGAAGGACTTCACCCAGCACCAGCGAAAGTCAAAGAGATTCGGGAAAAGTCAGCCCCAACGAATAGAGAGACCTTACGTGCCTTCCTGGGCTTATATAATTTCTATGAAAAGTTCTTGCCTGACAAGAGCACGGTGTTGGAACCACTATATCGACTTTTAGAATCAAAAAGACCTTGGAGGTGGGGTGAGAAGGAACAAGAAGCATTTGTGGAGGCGAAGCGATTACTCTCTTCAGAGCGAACATTGGTAGGCTATGATTTGCAAAAAGAACTACTTCTCATTTGTGATTCATCGGAATATGGTCTCGGAGCGATTATTGCTCACGTCATGGACGACGGCTCTGAGAGGCCGGTGATGATGGCCTCACGGACACTTCAGCCGCATGAGAGACGATATGGGCAGATTGATAAAGAGGCCCTTGCCATTATATTTGGAGTGACAAAGTTTCACGAATTCTTGGCGGGTCGCAGATTTTCTATTGTGACAGATCATAAGCCGTTGGTGGGTTTATTTAACCCTGCGAAACCAATTCCAGACCAGATTTCACCGAGAATGTTGCGCTGGTCATTGAAACTGTCCAGTTATAGTTACAGCATTAACTACAGGCCTGGTAAATTAATCGGCAACGCGGACGCATTGAGCAGGTGGACTGCTCCGGACACGTCGAGCGTACAGGAGGAGGTGCTGCGCGACGTGCTGCTGCTGGAGGAGCAGCCGAGTGGCTGGGAGCTGGATGCTAGTAAGATAGCCGCGGAGACCAATAGAGATTTAGTATTACAAAAAGTAATGTTTCATGTATTGCACGGATGGCCGCGAAGGAACATGGACCCGAGCCTACAAGCTTATTGGACACGGAGAGAGGCTCTTTCACATAATAAAGGTTGTTTATTGTGGAGCAACAGAGTCATAATACCTACGTCCTTACAGGACAAAGTGTTAAAGTTGTTACATGACCCTCATGCGGGCATTGTCCAAACAAAAGCGTATGCAAGAGGTTACGTGTGGTGGGTCGACATGGATCGGCAGATTGAGAGAGTGGTGGCCAACTGTCAGCAATGTCAGCTTGTAAGAAATAACCCACCAAAAGATCCGCAGACATGGATAGTTCCAGAGAAGCCGTGGAGCCGTGTGCATGTGGATTTCGCGGGGCCCTTCCAAGGAAAAACTTTTTTAGTACTAGTAGACAGCTACAGCAAATGGTTTGAGGCTGAAATCGTACCAGGAATGAATAGTAGTACGGTGATAGCTGTTCTAAGAAAAATGTTCTCATCACAAGGGCTGCCCGAAGTTTTGGTGTCTGATAATGGACGTGCATTCACCTCGGatgaatttaataattttctgaAAAGGAATGGTATTAAACATTTGTATTCACCGCCCTATCACCCAGAGACTAACGGGCAAATTGAACGCACGAtccaaacatttaaaaataaaatgaagaagtTAGGGAATTTGGACATGCAGTGGCAAGAGAGACTTTgcaaagttttatattatttacggaCGTTACCAAATAGTTCCACGAACAAGACACCTGCCGAGCTACTGAATGGGCGAAGATACAGGACGGCCGTGTCGAGCCTACATCCCGACTCGATGCCGAGCCGCACCGAGCAGCAACTGGAGGCGGCGGCGCAGCGCACGCCGACGCGGACTTTTACGCTGCTGCAGCCCGTGCTAATACGCATGTATGGGCTCGGGAACAAGTGGTGTCGGGCCACCGTGGAGACGGTAGAGGGTCCGACCACTTATTTGGTAAGGACGGAAGATGGCGAGCTGCATCGGCGACATGCAGATCAAATACTGGCCAGATCGCAAGACACGTCTGATAAGGGTTCACCTGTCATTGACAGCCAGCCAGGCAACGAGACGGATTCTGAACTATCACAGGATCCGCCGATTGTGATTCCACCGCCCGAATTATGGCCGGATGTTGTAGGAATTCCTAATGATTAA
- the LOC124643372 gene encoding coiled-coil domain-containing protein 13, which yields MAEKAKPKDRSKANMKEEKKDSPADLSSKIDVIDEMKLKMFSSLEKAEPEDSLYPPELNSHLLEQLTVMTADNNELRKCVFLKDENIKELNKTIADLNQRIRDIISGTGPAISSKSAGIISAKITDLCKQNRHLVSEIESYKTKNAALERKVMQLDIINKEHEKLDICVCKDDHIDPNPDELKELNNKLNSVNKKLYESKNRNLELKNDILMATRILQQELGDKFTSIKELQNDVAGWKGRAQQIVLLQAKISELEDKLNIKSKSDVHSENKKKDQAQLIRDLEQKRKREVDQAMKEMETLREENQELKRKLEGARCRIRNLECDATTIRQKMQTFVEKSSHDDMLINEQRNQIKSSELYYQEILKENTAKMNKMNTEIVEYQKLIKNTDAKIDALRKQATEKATKIEELRAQLLRYEECSLQSIFFTPMKTATDNEIKKLSELVVTLNTRLDEERHKWEELELTHRKTKEKKKRLERKVASMEEEIRCLRDSRRGSRISKSSMIKEHFDFNNGSSTLVKKMSSVTGMPDKPSDSPTGTDSQTGEETLDREDLKFKLELTEEKLKILEDKLKMIEEEKQYDYNHLTEMIQTSKQLFNEALMVLQREKCLCS from the exons atggcgGAAAAAGCAAAACCAAAGGATCGATCAAAAGCGAATATGAAAGAAGAGAAAAAAGATAGTCCTGCTGATTTATCTAGTaaaattgacgtcattgatgaGATGAAACTTAAAATGTTTAGTTCTCTTGAAAAAGCTGAACCCGAGGATAGTCTGTATCCACCAGAGCTGAATTCCCATCTACTTGAACAACTTACA GTAATGACAGCCGACAACAACGAACTTCGAAAATGCGTGTTTTTAAAAGACGAGAACATAAAAGAGCTGAACAAAACTATAGCTGATCTCAACCAGAGAATACGAGACATAATATCAGGCACAGGTCCAGCAATATCTTCAAAATCTGCCGGCATCATCAGCGCAAAGATCACTGATCTCTGCAAACAAAACCGACATTTAGTCTCTGAAATAGAAAGCTACAAAACCAAAAACGCAGCTTTAGAAAGAAAAGTGATGCAACTAGATATCATAAATAAAGAGCACGAAAAGCTTGATATATGCGTTTGCAAAGACGACCACATAGACCCAAACCCGGATGAACTTAAAGAAttaaacaacaaattaaattccGTCAATAAAAAGCTATATGAAAGCAAGAATAGGAATTTAGAACTGAAGAACGATATTTTAATGGCAACGAGAATACTTCAGCAGGAGTTAGGAGATAAATTCACGAGTATTAAGGAGTTGCAGAATGATGTGGCTGGTTGGAAAGGAAGGGCACAACAGATAGTACTGCTTCAAGCTAAAATTAGCGAGCTAGAGGACAAGTTGAATATAAAATCTAAGTCAGACGTGCATTCGGAGAATAAGAAGAAGGATCAGGCTCAG CTTATTCGAGATCTTGAACAAAAACGAAAGAGGGAGGTCGATCAAGCCATGAAAGAAATGGAAACCCTAAGAGAAGAGAATCAAGAGCTAAAACGCAAACTGGAAGGTGCAAGATGCAGGATTAGGAATCTGGAATGCGATGCCACGACTATTAGACAGAAAATGCAGACTTTCGTTGAGAAGAGTAGCCATGATGACATGTTGATCAATGAGCAGAGG aATCAAATCAAAAGTTCAGAGCTATATTACCAAGAAATCCTAAAAGAAAACACAGCAAAAATGAACAAGATGAACACAGAAATCGTTGAATATCAAAAACTGATAAAGAATACCGACGCCAAAATAGATGCTTTACGAAAACAAGCCACAGAGAAGGCTACAAAAATTGAAGAGTTGAGAGCACAACTTCTAAGATACGAGGAATGTTCTCTACAGAGCATATTCTTTACTCCTATGAAAACTGCAACAGACAACGAAATAAAAAAGCTATCAGAGTTAGTTGTCACACTAAACACGAGGCTTGATGAAGAGAGGCACAAATGGGAGGAGTTAGAACTTACCCACAGGAAAACGAAAGAAAAGAAGAAACGTTTAGAACGAAAAGTTGCCAGCATGGAGGAAGAAATCAGGTGTCTTAGGGACTCTAGAAGAGGTTCGAGAATTTCGAAATCATCCATGATAAAGGAGCATTTTGACTTCAATAATGGGTCTTCAACATTAGTAAAGAAGATGTCCTCAGTGACCGGGATGCCTGATAAACCTAGTGACAGTCCTACAGGCACCGATTCCCAAACAGGAGAAGAAACCCTTGATAGAGAAGACTTAAAGTTCAAACTAGAGTTAACAGAAGAAAAACTGAAAATTCTAGAAGATAAACTAAAAATGATTGAAGAAGAAAAACAATATGATTACAATCATTTGACGGAAATGATACAGACGTCGAAACAGTTATTCAATGAAGCACTGATGGTGTTACAAAGAGAGAAGTGCTTGTGttcctaa